The proteins below come from a single Metarhizium brunneum chromosome 1, complete sequence genomic window:
- the Nf1 gene encoding Neurofibromin gives MTQTGIDHGRRRAVLYPLQITLLLLLPDVFEVASNLREAKSNNLIKKVSFLDSLRKGLRNGNERAAYCLVSLLRAARHFEAESDSALVSYAMDVQDEIRESVFSLSQSNIATPQFDQDMITGAFVSLAHLGLDGSVETLTKACISPPAPNSFKIAVIQACSYFARLARRSETAKYTALQTSVLVLIRSEFESEYMNFFKARHELSQDGSRKILEILRYFYASPGPLLRDLSGETAGMAFLKPFLFCVLSRDQSIRQLATKVANKLFIMNKDSVGTSQLEYCGATEELGQNLWIRSSSILLELCGEIEKDISLSTITQLREFLGARSALLKGMPILSHLPMDVPDIHLAASKLETTLLISICSPNIAVCQLATICIGLLVDECTHVGEYTDSAKLLSSTYRNQLVYQELSSPAFHFTGLVAFQKRMRGFLRQIRLPTQGIVDAWETAFRQWIHLSKEVSLATADGVDDRMLSEWRNLSGFLASLGGICTYGYATKLDEAIGDLNWIDRVSSEHHEEPLLSRFLRLSIQLLGCNNIKVREAMREVLSTEVSSILYAPLFKALESELEVLLAGVLASPDKGQENEVIFAEQAASLLKIMVEKLESPSDLGSISSVHPGVLTLSFAKFLDGALDGVATLRVKVKICHLCEAVTKRKEHLNLRDDIRIRNQLLEYIFGWIARPHALKQEQLGNGPRQDEFRRVQKDLDKACLRTLGDLTFRLPLQPADSQSDAGMSELKSQMFHTYFNRFLSLLNYETQEMSRQELPLMGNREEGLSNADMVITILSNLLSANIDVGLKHSLNIGYHENVDIRAAFVRVLCNILTQGTEFSSLTDAAVSDKYVELLNLLTTDLSLSVSMSAICPASEVDELTICLLTVFEQRGLTFELFEALIRQEVEQTENETEILRRTCVATKMLSVYAKWKGASYLRTTLQKVLERLMLTSNDLDLELDPARVSTPGELQKNAAQLQIVAKVFMDDICASTSNVPSSFRRICSIISDAVLPRFPNAKYTAVGAFVFLRFFCPAIVAPEAEGLVSVAPTKEMRRGLLLIAKIIQNLANNVLFGTKEPYMFPLNPFLVQNIHLVTGFLRDISVSTRQADVAPPAIDMFDFGSCVSLHRFLYDHWDHLRQTLVSRERKEHLRTPVEIARTPPSVFEPLRDLISNLGPPPLAISWNRPQISCNTPPLYSRFQNFMLRNAFRSAESFLTSRAVYDGGESKDGLSIVCVILRHIENESIDYDTLLYCYLKIASRLWHEPFGLFIDATCYNGRSEPSDEFFSKLDLLTPSELSRNLSRIYIYNMNSAFKRCFRRLLRNSTRDDSSVFHPDNVEYYLIGSLQDLQVHFHLSQLHLPKETISVVTETRYMFQTITRLSKSKGKVEVVIKVGSQFLQITTVKKQEVLSGLRLSSVINDIFRLSDIEEASTPQAEDDSNFGLRADGGKIVMFFTSSKRADILQTIRGAKTIHGKDSRMVKPVERLVRPQDVPGTMLNLALTNLSSPYHVLRLASYNLLGALCRSFDFGVSGRLVCNRDLAVPLEPTRFIVDISRELAQAEPQLTSDFLTEFFVSWDSIPDEQKPLSLEYVAPWLPGLRTAVLVVEVDGDKGRDKVASLLRKLIDISVLDQNLTYCLEKYIWPCIAQDELLLEIFTDELIKAALSYGNGADTLEILSSVMVGLGTVTLRARIISRLRKALNRSSLRPTRLLQDNSVWEEICILLQFCLGLSFDSRVQSQMFLPEIFHVVTMLANTGGSEVRLLVYKLLINSIHAICASFSIDDAKLVRLRSILDVFGDTRGDIFTAPTLLARDGASVSTSFDSGPALASTENLTSVLFEVCLIAAPSMDIANAWRARWMSLVASTAFQNNPAVQPRAFAVMGYLAREEVDDDLLYQVLVALRNSVSQFGEDGNSEMLVSIITSLSKMMAKLPSSSRYGLQLFWLAMSLVRLVPAAIFNCAAQFLGAILTNIGTIGNVRGDRMVPLLLQCRGQLEDAALPLDDAYGIRFEEDTFHFAVCACLVRGLTDTATRPTAIQVLSSFLEMTSRSEDPAPGSPNHAIHGSPYLALLLARGMQEDFMDSLWWSDLKPEAISDILDSRGVQGVDNMKDKDLLLISAMELVDFHSLEDAAQARSLHWLNSLAEARPFVFTSLCGALPSVLDDVLLHSQESAALEAAHVLLRTLASDQKYAQAMGSMQSLNSQLTEMGFGGLWKIPKQSTVEDAKGECFELTEKLIELIVM, from the exons ATGACACAGACAGGAATAGACCATGGTCGTCGGAGAGCAGTCTTATACCCGCTGCAGATCACCCTCCTATTGTTGCTTCCTGACGTTTTTGAGGTAGCAAGCAACTTGAGGGAAGCGAAGAGTAATAACCTGATCAAGAAGGTGTCCTTTTTGGATAGCCTCAGAAAAGGCCTTCGGAATGGGAATGAACGAGCAGCGTACTGCCTAGTAAGCCTTCTTCGAGCAGCTAGACATTTTGAGGCTGAGAGCGATTCTGCCTTGGTCAGTTATGCTATGGATGTGCAAGATGAAATCCGAGAATCCGTGTTCAGCCTTTCCCAGTCCAACATTGCAACACCACAGTTTGACCAGGATATGATCACAGGAGCTTTTGTTAGTCTCGCTCATCTTGGATTAGACGGCAGCGTTGAAACACTTACGAAAGCATGTATTTCCCCACCTGCGCCGAACTCTTTCAAGATCGCTGTCATTCAAGCATGTTCATATTTTGCGCGACTTGCGCGACGGTCCGAAACGGCCAAGTATACAGCACTACAGACAAGTGTTCTTGTTCTAATCCGATCTGAATTTGAG TCCGAATATATGAACTTCTTTAAAGCAAGACATGAGTTGTCACAAGATGGCAGCCGTAAAATTTTGGAAATTCTTCGCTATTTCTATGCCTCTCCTGGCCCTCTGCTTCGGGATTTGTCTGGTGAGACCGCAGGCATGGCATTTCTTAAGCCATTTTTATTTTGCGTCCTTTCTCGGGATCAATCCATTCGTCAGCTAGCCACAAAGGTTGCGAATAAGCTCTTCATTATGAACAAAGACTCGGTGGGCACCTCTCAACTTGAATATTGTGGCGCAACTGAAGAACTGGGACAAAACCTCTGGATTCGAAG TTCGTCAATCCTTCTTGAGCTATGCGGGGAAATTGAAAAGGACATCAGCCTTTCCACCATAACGCAACTTCGGGAGTTTTTAGGCGCAAGGTCGGCGCTTCTCAAAGGCATGCCA ATTTTGTCCCATCTTCCCATGGATGTGCCGGATATTCATCTGGCGGCTTCGAAACTGGAAACAACTTTGTTGATATCTATTTGTTCTCCCAATATTGCCGTGTGTCAACTGGCTACTATCTGTATCGGCCTCTTGGTGGACGAATGTACGCATGTCGGTGAATATACTGACTCTGCAAAGCTGCTTTCTTCAACTTATCGCAACCAACTCGTTTATCAGGAACTTTCTTCGCCAGCTTTCCATTTTACCGGTCTTGTCGCCTTTCAGAAGAGAATGCGGGGATTTCTTAGACAAATTCGACTGCCAACGCAAGGCATCGTGGACGCTTGGGAAACTGCCTTCAGACAATGGATTCACCTGTCCAAGGAGGTTTCTCTGGCTACGGCAGACGGTGTAGACGATAGAATGCTATCAGAGTGGCGAAATCTATCAGGTTTTTTAGCATCATTGGGTGGCATATGCACCTATGGATACGCCACCAAATTGGATGAGGCAATTGGAGACTTGAACTGGATTGATCGGGTATCCTCCGAACATCATGAAGAGCCTCTCCTGTCAAGGTTTCTAAGACTCAGCATCCAACTTCTGGGTTGCAATAACATCAAAGTACGTGAGGCAATGCGAGAGGTCTTATCCACCGAGGTTTCTTCGATCTTGTACGCGCCGCTTTTTAAGGCTCTGGAGTCAGAACTGGAAGTTTTGCTAGCCGGGGTTCTCGCATCCCCTGATAAAGGCCAGGAGAATGAGGTGATATTTGCCGAACAAGCTGCGTCTTTGCTCAAGATCATGGTTGAGAAGCTCGAAAGTCCATCTGATTTGGGTTCTATTTCATCAGTCCACCCCGGAGTTCTTACATTGAGTTTTGCGAAATTCTTGGATGGCGCATTGGATGGAGTGGCAACGCTGCGTGTCAAAGTCAAGATTTGTCATTTGTGCGAAGCAGTCACAAAACGCAAGGAACACCTCAACTTGCGAGACGACATTCGCATTAGAAACCAGCTGCTAGAATATATATTTGGTTGGATAGCTCGGCCGCATGCTTTGAAACAAGAACAATTGGGCAATGGCCCTAGACAGGATGAATTTCGGCGTGTACAAAAGGACCTCGACAAGGCTTGCCTCAGGACACTTGGTGATCTCACCTTTCGCCTCCCGCTGCAGCCAGCTGATAGCCAATCGGATGCTGGGATGAGTGAACTCAAGTCACAAATGTTTCATACATATTTCAACCGCTTCTTGTCGCTTCTCAACTACGAGACGCAGGAAATGAGCAGACAAGAACTGCCCCTGATGGGCAATCGCGAGGAAGGCCTCTCGAATGCCGATATGGTTATCACTATCCTTTCCAATTTGCTCAGTGCGAACATTGATGTTGGCTTGAAGCACTCTCTAAATATCGGCTATCATGAAAACGTTGATATACGCGCTGCATTTGTCCGTGTGCTATGTAACATTCTTACGCAAGGAACAGAATTCAGCTCGTTGACTGATGCAGCTGTCAGTGATAAATATGTTGAACTTTTAAAT ttacTGACAACCGATCTATCGCTTTCGGTATCAATGAGTGCTATTTGCCCAGCTTCGGAAGTTGATGAGCTCACGATATGCCTCCTTACCGTCTTTGAGCAACGCGGGCTCACTTTCGAATTATTCGAGGCTCTGATTCGCCAAGAAGTAGAGCAAACAG AGAACGAAACCGAAATTTTGCGGAGAACTTGCGTCGCTACAAAGATGCTGTCTGTATATGCAAAATGGAAAGGAGCATCATATTTAAGGACGACGCTGCAAAAAGTTCTCGAGAGGCTCATGCTGACATCGAACGACCTAGACTTAGAACTAGACCCAGCCAGGGTGAGCACTCCCGGCGAATTGCAAAAGAATGCTGCGCAACTTCAGATCGTGGCTAAGGTGTTTATGGACGACATATGCGCTTCAACATCAAATGTTCCGAGCTCATTTCGAAGGATATGCAGCATC ATATCTGATGCTGTTCTTCCTCGCTTTCCCAATGCAAAGTATACTGCCGTGGGAGCTTTTGTATTCCTCCGCTTTTTCTGTCCTGCCATTGTAGCACCCGAAGCTGAAGGCCTCGTGTCAGTGGCACCGACCAAGGAAATGAGACGGGGACTGTTACTCATCGCAAAAATCATCCAAAACCTGGCCAATAACGTTCTTTTTGGAACAAAAGAGCCTTACATGTTTCCCTTGAACCCCTTCCTTGTCCAGAACATACATTTGGTCACTGGATTCCTGCGGGACATCTCC GTGTCCACGAGGCAGGCTGATGTAGCTCCCCCGGCGATTGACATGTTTGACTTCGGCTCATGCGTATCACTGCACCGATTTCTGTATGATCACTGGGATCATTTGCGTCAGACCCTTGTTTCAAGAGAAAGGAAAGAACATCTACGAACCCCGGTGGAGATTGCCCGGACACCACCGTCAGTCTTTGAACCACTCCGGGATCTCATCAGCAATCTCGGGCCGCCGCCCCTTGCAATCTCTTGGAATAGGCCTCAGATATCCTGCAATACGCCGCCTTTGTACTCAAGATTTCAAAACTTCATGTTACGAAATGCTTTTAGAAGTGCGGAGTCTTTTTTGACCTCTCGGGCGGTGTATGACGGCGGTGAAAGCAAG GACGGTCTTTCTATAGTGTGCGTTATATTACGGCATATCGAAAACGAAAGCATCGATTATGATACACTTTTATATTGTTATCTAAAA ATAGCCAGCCGACTCTGGCACGAGCCATTCGGGCTGTTCATTGATGCAACGTGTTATAATGGACGAAGCGAGCCTTCCGATGAGTTTTTTTCCAAGCTAGATCTCCTAACACCTTCCGAGCTGTCTCGAAACCTTTCCCGAATATACATATACAACATGAATAGCGCTTTCAA GAGGTGTTTCCGGCGACTCCTTCGCAACTCTACTCGCGACGATTCGAGTGTCTTTCATCCGGATAATGTAGAATACTACTTGATCGGAAGTTTACAGGATCTGCAGGTCCATTTCCATTTGAGTCAACTCCATCTTCCCAAAGAAACTATAAGCGTGGTCACAGAAACCCGATACATGTTTCAGACCATCACAAGATTATCAAAGTCCAAAGGGAAAGTTGAGGTCGTGATCAAAGTTGGCAGCCAATTTCTTCAAATAACCACCGTTAAGAAGCAAGAAGTACTATCTGGTCTTCGCCTTAGCAGTGTCATCAATGATATTTTCCGCCTTAGTGACATAGAAGAAGCCTCAACCCCACAAGCAGAGGACGATTCTAACTTTGGACTGAGAGCTGATGGGGGTAAGATTGTCATGTTCTTTACCAGCTCCAAGAGAGCGGACATTCTTCAGACTATTCGTGGAGCCAAGACAATACACGGCAAGGACAGCAGAATGGTAAAACCCGTTGAAAGGCTCGTCAGACCACAAGATGTCCCAGGGACCATGCTCAATTTGGCACTTACCAACCTGTCAAGCCCATATCATGTCCTTCGGTTAGCCTCTTATAACCTCCTCGGAGCATTGTGCCGATCTTTCGACTTCGGTGTTTCCGGGCGACTGGTTTGCAATCGAG ATTTGGCTGTTCCTCTTGAGCCGACACGATTTATCGTAGATATCAGTCGAGAATTAGCTCAAGCCGAACCCCAACTCACATCGGACTTCCTGACCGAGTTTTTTGTAAGCTGGGATAGTATTCCTGACGAACAAAAACCCCTTAGCTTGGAATATGTGGCGCCTTGGCTTCCCGGCCTTCGCACAGCAGTTCTAGTTGTTGAGGTAGACGGGGACAAAGGACGAGACAAAGTTGCATCCCTTCTACGAAAGCTGATAGACATATCTGTGTTGGACCAAAACTTGACATATTGTCTGGAAAAATACATCTGGCCATGTATTGCACAAGATGAGCTGCTCCTTGAAATTTTTACGGATGAGCTTATCAAGGCCGCGCTTAGTTACGGAAACGGGGCAGACACTTTAGAAATACTGTCTTCGGTCATGGTTGGACTTGGCACTGTTACCTTGCGGGCTAGAATCATTTCTCGCCTCCGCAAGGCTCTTAACAGGTCATCGCTACGCCCGACTCGCTTACTCCAGGACAATTCTGTCTGGGAAGAAATCTGCATCCTGCTTCAATTTTGCCTAGGCTTGTCTTTTGACAGTCGAGTGCAATCCCAAATGTTTCTTCCAGAAATTTTCCACGTCGTCACAATGTTGGCTAACACCGGGGGAAGCGAGGTACGATTGCTTGTTTACAAATTGCTGATTAACTCAATTCATGCAATATGCGCTTCATTCAGTATAGATGACGCAAAACTGGTCCGGCTGCGATCAATTTtggacgtctttggcgacacCAGAGGAGACATTTTCACTGCTCCAACGTTGTTGGCAAGGGACGGGGCCTCAGTGTCGACGTCTTTTGACTCAGGCCCAGCTCTGGCCTCAACGGAGAATCTTACGTCTGTATTGTTTGAGGTCTGCTTGATAGCCGCTCCGTCAATGGATATTGCCAACGCCTGGCGTGCTCGATGGATGAGTCTCGTGGCTAGTACAGCATTCCAAAACAACCCTGCAGTTCAGCCAAGGGCATTTGCAGTAATGGGATATCTGGCAAGGGAAGAAGTGGACGATGATCTACTATACCAAGTCCTGGTAGCCCTCCGAAATAGCGTTAGCCAGTTTGGTGAGGATGGAAATAGTGAAATGCTAGTTTCCATTATTACATCCTTGtccaagatgatggccaagtTACCATCCTCCTCGAGATATGGCCTTCAATTGTTCTGGTTGGCTATGTCACTTGTGCGTCTTGTACCagctgccatcttcaactgCGCAGCGCAATTTCTGGGTGCCATTTTGACGAACATTGGCACAATTGGCAATGTGAGAGGAGATAGAATGGTCCCTCTCCTCCTTCAATGTCGAGGCCAGTTAGAAGATGCCGCTTTGCCATTGGATGATGCCTACGGGATTCGTTTTGAAGAAGATACCTTCCACTTTGCGGTTTGTGCCTGTCTCGTCCGAGGTCTCACAGACACAGCAACCAGACCAACCGCAATTCAGGTTCTGTCTTCATTCTTAGAGATGACATCTCGATCTGAGGATCCCGCCCCAGGCAGTCCGAATCATGCCATTCATGGGTCCCCTTACCTGGCTCTCCTGCTAGCCCGTGGCATGCAGGAAGATTTCATGGACAGCTTGTGGTGGTCCGACCTGAAGCCGGAAGCCATTTCTGATATTCTGGACAGCCGTGGCGTGCAGGGCGTCGACAACATGAAAGATAAGGACCTCCTTTTAATTTCAGCCATGGAGCTTGTCGATTTCCATTCCCTGGAGGATGCTGCACAAGCACGCAGCCTTCACTGGCTCAACTCCCTCGCCGAAGCCAGACCATTCGTCTTCACGAGCCT ATGTGGGGCCTTACCGTCCGTTTTGGACGATGTGCTGCTGCACAGCCAGGAATCGGCGGCCTTAGAAGCTGCTCATGTACTACTTCGAACGCTTGCGTCCGATCAGAAATATGCCCAAGCAATGGGCTCCATGCAGTCATTAAATAGCCAGCTTACTGAAATGGGATTTGGCGGGTTGTGGAAAATACCCAAACAGAGTACAGTAGAGGATGCAAAGGGGGAATGTTTTGAGCTTACGGAAAAGCTGATCGAG CTCATTGTTATGTGA